A segment of the Chitinophagaceae bacterium genome:
GTTTTAAGTATGATTTACAAATTAGAAGTCATTGCCTTTAACATTGAAAGCTGTTTACTCATTCAGCAGGCGGGAGCACACCGTATTGAATTATGTGATAACCCGGGTGAAGGCGGCACTACCCCATCATATGGACTATTAAAAAAAGCAAGGGAGCATGTTTCCATCGATCTGTTCCCAATGATTCGTCCGAGAGGCGGTGATTTTCTTTACAATGATGATGAGTTTGAAATAATGAAAGAAGATATACTGCGTTGTAAAGAACTGGAATGTGATGGAGTAGTAATTGGTTTGCTGAATGCAGATGGAACTGTTGATGTAAAAAGAAGTGCTGAGTTAGTTGAACTGGCACATCCGCTGGGGGTTACATTTCACCGTGCATTCGACCGTACAAAAGATGCATTTGAAGCATTAGAAACATTGATCGATATTGGTTGCGAACGTGTGCTTACATCCGGATTAACGCCCAATGTTACTGAAGCAACTGAAATGCTTACTAAACTGATTAATGCTGCTGATAACCGCATCGTTATTATGCCGGGCAGTGGTGTAAGAAGTAATAATATCCAGGAACTGGCACAAAAAACCGGCGCAGTTGAATTTCATACATCAGCACGAACAGTGATTTCAACAAAAATGAACTACATCAATCCATTGATGAAGGAAGAAATGAAAGCAGTGATGGCAGATGAAGAAGAGATCAGGAA
Coding sequences within it:
- a CDS encoding copper homeostasis protein CutC, with translation MIYKLEVIAFNIESCLLIQQAGAHRIELCDNPGEGGTTPSYGLLKKAREHVSIDLFPMIRPRGGDFLYNDDEFEIMKEDILRCKELECDGVVIGLLNADGTVDVKRSAELVELAHPLGVTFHRAFDRTKDAFEALETLIDIGCERVLTSGLTPNVTEATEMLTKLINAADNRIVIMPGSGVRSNNIQELAQKTGAVEFHTSARTVISTKMNYINPLMKEEMKAVMADEEEIRKTLLALESYNSYEPPF